Proteins encoded in a region of the Schistocerca serialis cubense isolate TAMUIC-IGC-003099 chromosome 6, iqSchSeri2.2, whole genome shotgun sequence genome:
- the LOC126485173 gene encoding pro-resilin-like, translated as MKVCALLLAAVACAVSEPPVDRSYLPPSSQYGAPAPGMQFGARSPSAQYGAPAVGTASFGRSSGGSAARVSSSFGSASSRRFGGAGRRFGSAAAGGLSTQYGAPSAGAGFGGLGLSSQSYSSGALSTQYGAPSVDSGFGRSAGPSPVYGVPGYGRAGAQEDALAEPANYEFSYSVEDANTLSDFGQEESRQGESAQGQYRVLLPDGRKQIVTYQADEGGYRPTIEYEDTGLTAYSAGGYGYGRGRAGAGAGAAAGDGNGGYHY; from the exons ATGAAG GTGTGCGCGTTGCTGCTGGCCGCCGTGGCGTGCGCCGTCTCCGAGCCGCCGGTGGACCGGTCCTACCTGCCGCCCAGCAGCCAGTACGGCGCGCCGGCTCCCGGCATGCAGTTCGGCGCTCGGTCGCCCAGCGCGCAGTACGGAGCCCCGGCCGTGGGCACCGCGTCCTTCGGCCGCTCCAGCGGGGGCTCCGCCGCGCGCGTCTCCTCCAGCTTCGGGTCGGCGTCCTCCAGGAGGTTCGGCGGCGCTGGCAGGAGGTTCGGATCCGCTGCGGCCGGAGGCCTGTCGACCCAGTACGGCGCTCCGTCCGCTGGCGCCGGCTTCGGCGGACTCGGCCTCTCGAGCCAGTCGTACTCCAGCGGCGCCCTCTCCACGCAGTACGGAGCTCCCTCGGTGGACTCTGGCTTTGGGCGATCCGCTGGCCCTTCTCCAGTATACGGTGTGCCTGGCTACGGTCGTGCTGGTGCCCAGGAGGACGCCCTCGCT GAGCCGGCCAACTACGAGTTCAGCTACTCGGTGGAGGACGCCAACACGCTGAGCGACTTTGGACAAGAGGAGTCCAGGCAGGGGGAGAGCGCCCAGGGCCAGTACCGCGTGCTGCTGCCTGACGGCCGCAAACAGATCGTCACCTACCAGGCCGACGAGGGCGGCTACAGGCCCACCATAGAGTACGAGGACACTGGACTCACCGCCTACTCCGCCGGCGGATACGGCTACGGCAGGGGGCGCGCTGGGGCTGGAGCTGGAGCTGCTGCCGGAGACGGAAACGGTGGATACCACTACTGA